A genomic segment from Syntrophotalea acetylenivorans encodes:
- a CDS encoding [Fe-Fe] hydrogenase large subunit C-terminal domain-containing protein encodes MGYYQCSPIFTAENECQDCSKCVRHCPVKAIKVADGQARIVPEKCVACGTCVRVCPAGAKRVRDDLTDVKQLLQQSKKVFASLAPSYVSEFPGIPTANIIAALRRLGFAGVSETALGAQEVSAKVVRELNEGRQKLILSSACPAAVTYVQKYLPEFAHSIASVFSPLLAHCTMLQQHYGSDVAVVFIGPCGAKKNEGDRHPELMDAVITFTDLRAWLGETRINPAALVIGEEDRFVPESAQEGALYPIEGGMIDTLRMQGGSDRVHYGTVGGLRGIEHVLGDLRPENVTLPTFLELLACRGGCINGPCATPGQAGLKQWQEVISRANIPAEPVLRQPLSNIDENICDLPLPARSYGEQEIRQALRRVGKESRDDELNCGGCGYETCGEFAKAILSGHAESSMCLSFLREQAQKKANALLHCIPSAIVLADNELKILDCNCSFATLFDESLLEVYEVCPGLAGASLRRILPFGELFEEVLKSGESLRRESLHVDNRIFDLTIFPIDPGLVVGGVITDVTDSELPRELIAQRAQEVIHKNLKTVQEVACLLGENMAETEILLRSLVEGFAPEDATAHKLVPSVEEK; translated from the coding sequence ATGGGGTATTACCAATGTTCACCGATTTTTACGGCGGAAAATGAGTGCCAGGATTGTTCGAAATGCGTTCGGCATTGCCCGGTCAAAGCAATCAAGGTAGCTGACGGCCAAGCCAGAATCGTGCCTGAGAAATGTGTGGCCTGCGGAACTTGTGTTCGGGTGTGTCCTGCTGGAGCCAAGCGGGTGCGTGATGACCTGACGGATGTCAAGCAGCTACTGCAGCAATCGAAGAAGGTTTTTGCCTCCCTCGCTCCTTCTTATGTCAGCGAGTTTCCAGGTATACCCACGGCGAACATAATTGCCGCCCTTCGGCGACTGGGGTTTGCCGGGGTCAGCGAAACCGCTTTGGGAGCCCAGGAAGTTTCTGCCAAGGTGGTCAGGGAGCTTAATGAGGGCCGGCAAAAATTGATTCTGTCCTCCGCCTGCCCGGCGGCGGTTACCTACGTTCAAAAATATCTGCCGGAATTTGCCCATTCGATCGCTTCTGTTTTTTCCCCCCTGCTGGCCCACTGTACCATGCTCCAACAGCATTACGGTTCTGATGTCGCGGTCGTGTTCATCGGACCCTGCGGGGCCAAGAAAAACGAAGGGGACCGTCATCCGGAATTGATGGATGCGGTCATCACCTTTACTGACCTTAGGGCTTGGTTGGGCGAAACCCGTATCAACCCGGCTGCCCTGGTGATAGGGGAGGAGGATCGTTTTGTGCCTGAAAGTGCTCAAGAAGGCGCTTTGTACCCGATTGAAGGCGGTATGATTGACACCTTGCGCATGCAGGGTGGTAGCGATCGGGTCCATTACGGCACTGTGGGTGGCCTTCGCGGCATCGAGCACGTACTGGGTGATTTGCGGCCGGAGAATGTGACTCTGCCGACCTTCCTCGAATTGCTGGCTTGTCGCGGCGGTTGCATCAACGGTCCCTGTGCCACTCCAGGACAGGCCGGACTGAAGCAATGGCAGGAAGTGATCTCTCGGGCCAATATCCCGGCCGAGCCTGTTCTTCGCCAGCCCTTATCCAATATCGATGAGAATATTTGTGATCTGCCACTGCCGGCTCGGAGCTATGGTGAACAGGAAATCCGTCAGGCTCTACGTCGCGTCGGCAAAGAAAGTCGCGACGACGAACTGAATTGCGGCGGCTGTGGTTATGAAACCTGCGGGGAATTCGCCAAAGCTATTCTGTCGGGCCATGCCGAATCATCAATGTGTCTATCCTTTTTGCGGGAACAGGCGCAGAAAAAGGCCAATGCTTTGTTGCACTGCATCCCCTCCGCCATCGTGCTGGCCGACAATGAGCTGAAAATTCTCGATTGCAACTGTAGCTTTGCAACCTTGTTCGATGAGTCGTTGCTTGAAGTTTATGAAGTCTGTCCGGGGCTAGCCGGTGCTTCGCTGCGGAGAATACTGCCTTTTGGCGAACTGTTCGAAGAGGTGCTGAAAAGCGGAGAGTCTCTGCGCCGCGAATCGCTGCATGTGGACAATCGTATTTTCGACCTGACCATCTTTCCGATCGATCCGGGTCTGGTAGTCGGCGGGGTCATCACCGACGTCACCGATTCGGAACTTCCACGGGAACTGATAGCCCAGCGAGCACAGGAGGTCATTCACAAGAACCTCAAGACCGTACAGGAGGTTGCTTGCCTGTTAGGCGAAAACATGGCGGAAACGGAAATCCTGTTACGTTCGTTGGTGGAAGGGTTCGCTCCGGAAGATGCCACCGCACACAAATTGGTTCCGTCAGTCGAAGAAAAATAA
- a CDS encoding SpoIIE family protein phosphatase, with the protein MAQDLFVEIEFSQCNYHGEDVCGDSFLMQKVEDQNRRIAVLSDGLGHGVKAGILSTMTSSMALKFIASDLEIGRSAEIMMDALPVCQRRKISYATFSIFDYRESGSARIIEMDNPPFLHIREDEVLSTDYKEVCSPRHQKRKLRISHIEPRSQDRLVFISDGITQAGLGSQQYKLGWRLSGCADFVLDMLRDDPAISARDLSQEILEAALQKEPGQQAGDDITVGVVYFRVPRRTILLTGPPFSQERDVVYANYLDSFAGRKVICGGTSADIVARELGREIHTDLGSHGCGIPPVSHMEGVDLITEGILTLTRVAQFLEQGDIPQEGHGAARLAQMLRDSDAISFLVGTKINEAHQDPSHPAELEIRRNIVKRVAKVLQEKYLKEISLQYI; encoded by the coding sequence ATGGCACAGGACCTGTTTGTCGAGATTGAATTCAGTCAATGCAACTACCACGGCGAGGATGTCTGCGGCGACTCTTTTCTGATGCAGAAGGTCGAAGACCAGAACCGCAGGATCGCCGTGCTCTCCGACGGATTGGGACACGGGGTCAAGGCCGGAATCCTGTCGACCATGACCTCCTCCATGGCCCTGAAATTCATCGCCAGCGACCTGGAAATCGGCCGCTCGGCGGAAATCATGATGGATGCCCTGCCGGTTTGCCAGAGGCGCAAGATCAGCTATGCGACCTTCTCCATTTTTGATTACCGGGAAAGTGGCAGCGCACGGATCATTGAGATGGACAACCCGCCATTTTTGCACATCCGCGAAGATGAAGTATTGAGTACGGACTACAAAGAAGTCTGTTCACCCCGGCACCAGAAACGCAAGCTGCGTATTTCCCACATTGAACCTCGTTCCCAGGACCGTCTGGTTTTCATATCGGATGGCATTACCCAGGCCGGCCTCGGTTCACAGCAGTACAAGCTCGGCTGGCGACTGTCCGGCTGCGCCGATTTTGTACTCGATATGCTGCGCGACGATCCGGCCATTTCCGCTCGCGACCTCTCGCAAGAGATCCTCGAAGCGGCCCTGCAGAAAGAACCCGGCCAGCAGGCCGGGGACGACATCACGGTGGGGGTGGTCTATTTCCGGGTGCCGCGGCGGACAATTTTGCTTACCGGCCCGCCGTTTTCCCAGGAGCGCGATGTCGTTTATGCCAATTACCTTGATTCATTTGCCGGGCGCAAGGTGATTTGCGGAGGCACTTCGGCCGATATTGTGGCTCGCGAATTGGGTCGGGAGATTCATACGGATCTGGGTAGCCATGGCTGCGGCATCCCGCCAGTATCGCACATGGAGGGGGTTGATTTGATTACGGAGGGGATTTTGACCTTGACCCGGGTAGCGCAATTTTTGGAGCAGGGGGACATCCCTCAAGAAGGCCACGGCGCCGCCCGGCTGGCCCAGATGTTGCGCGACAGCGATGCCATTTCGTTTCTGGTCGGAACCAAGATCAATGAAGCGCATCAGGATCCGAGTCACCCGGCGGAACTGGAGATCCGGCGTAACATCGTCAAGCGCGTGGCCAAGGTGTTGCAGGAGAAATATCTCAAAGAAATATCACTACAGTATATTTGA
- a CDS encoding M24 family metallopeptidase, protein MQVPLSELQQRLNCFRSQMDSTEPDWQAAVIFGKVNQYYFTGTMQDGLLWIPRGDEAIYWVRKSIERARDESLFPRIEPMNSFRDVAATVGNMPARLHLECELVPLAMLRRFQKYIPVSDIRSIDGAMAAVRAVKSDYELNLMERSGEIHRRILEERVPAMLREGMSEAEFAAALYPVMVEEGHHGVARFGMFQTEMALGNICFGESSIYPNYFDGPGGSYGLHPAVPLLGSRTHKLGKGDLVFVDICCGVDGYHTDKTQTYMFGGPIADEAIAAHRECVAIQNRITEQLRPGAIPSAIYKQVMDSLSDEFLQNFMGYGARPARFLGHGIGLQIDETPVIAKGFDEPLQEGMVLALEPKKGIEGIGMVGVENTFIVTAEGGRCITGTHPGLLKVY, encoded by the coding sequence ATGCAGGTTCCGTTAAGCGAATTGCAGCAGCGGCTGAACTGTTTCCGAAGCCAGATGGATAGCACCGAGCCCGACTGGCAGGCAGCGGTCATTTTCGGCAAGGTTAATCAGTATTATTTCACCGGCACCATGCAGGACGGCCTGTTATGGATTCCGCGCGGCGACGAGGCAATCTACTGGGTACGCAAGAGTATCGAACGGGCCAGGGATGAATCGCTGTTTCCCCGCATCGAGCCCATGAACAGCTTTCGTGATGTCGCTGCGACAGTCGGAAATATGCCCGCCCGCCTGCACCTTGAGTGCGAGCTGGTGCCTCTGGCTATGCTGCGCCGCTTCCAGAAATACATTCCCGTTAGCGATATCCGGTCCATTGATGGGGCCATGGCAGCCGTACGGGCGGTCAAAAGCGACTACGAGCTGAACCTTATGGAGCGTTCCGGGGAGATACATCGCCGCATTCTTGAGGAGCGGGTGCCGGCCATGCTCAGGGAGGGCATGAGTGAAGCGGAGTTTGCAGCAGCGCTCTATCCGGTGATGGTCGAAGAGGGCCATCACGGTGTGGCTCGGTTCGGTATGTTCCAGACCGAAATGGCCCTGGGCAATATTTGTTTTGGCGAAAGTTCGATCTATCCCAACTACTTCGACGGCCCGGGTGGCAGTTACGGTCTACACCCGGCGGTGCCGCTGCTTGGCAGTCGCACCCACAAACTGGGCAAAGGCGATTTGGTTTTTGTCGATATTTGCTGCGGTGTGGACGGTTATCATACCGACAAGACCCAAACCTACATGTTTGGCGGGCCGATTGCCGACGAGGCGATTGCCGCTCACCGCGAATGTGTGGCGATTCAGAACCGGATCACCGAACAGCTTCGACCCGGGGCCATCCCCTCGGCGATCTATAAGCAGGTCATGGACAGCCTGAGCGACGAGTTCCTTCAGAATTTCATGGGATATGGCGCCCGCCCGGCCCGTTTTCTCGGCCACGGCATCGGTCTGCAAATAGACGAGACTCCGGTCATCGCCAAGGGATTCGATGAGCCGTTGCAGGAAGGGATGGTGCTTGCTCTGGAACCTAAAAAGGGCATCGAAGGGATAGGTATGGTCGGTGTCGAAAATACTTTCATTGTTACTGCTGAAGGGGGGCGCTGTATCACAGGCACACATCCCGGATTGCTGAAAGTATATTGA
- a CDS encoding nitroreductase family protein: MCISHGQNSTLVNIEQRRSIRSFTDKLVPDEHLMTILRAANQAPSAHNQQSWKFIVIRGKRKNELVGLVGAKAGEFPRAAAVLLRMAARSINSAPVVIVVANTGKLIGHGTELFQVEKDQALDFFKTMEIQSSAAAIQNLLVAAASLGLATVWLGILFLIKDEVLRLMGEQEGEFMAVVPLGYAAKDVKEPKKINFDMMVKWLE; the protein is encoded by the coding sequence ATGTGTATTTCACATGGTCAGAACAGTACATTGGTGAATATTGAGCAGCGTCGCAGTATTCGTTCTTTTACGGATAAACTTGTTCCCGACGAGCATCTGATGACCATTTTGCGTGCAGCCAATCAGGCGCCTTCGGCTCACAATCAGCAGTCCTGGAAATTTATCGTTATTCGCGGTAAGCGCAAAAACGAACTTGTCGGCCTGGTAGGCGCCAAAGCTGGAGAGTTTCCAAGAGCGGCAGCAGTTTTGTTGCGCATGGCAGCCAGAAGCATCAATTCAGCACCAGTGGTTATTGTCGTGGCCAATACCGGAAAATTGATTGGACATGGCACCGAACTGTTCCAGGTCGAAAAGGATCAGGCGCTGGATTTTTTCAAAACAATGGAGATACAAAGTTCGGCGGCGGCGATCCAAAATCTGCTGGTTGCGGCCGCCTCCCTTGGTTTGGCGACGGTATGGCTTGGGATTTTGTTTCTAATAAAAGATGAGGTGCTACGTCTTATGGGGGAGCAGGAAGGAGAGTTCATGGCGGTAGTCCCCTTGGGGTATGCGGCCAAGGATGTCAAGGAACCAAAAAAAATCAATTTTGACATGATGGTGAAGTGGTTGGAATAA
- a CDS encoding hotdog domain-containing protein, producing MLSPLQTSFTKVLSLTSDEALKRRFMVLDVPIQANMRFGLLLEVLDKVAEEAALNYVNQFFPDARVVTAAIDNIIIRHVTDMSRDVHFKARINHVGRSSLEIGIRVEQPGVPVRHIASCYFTMVARSGMGEGAVSVALPGLDYGEDIEQQRADKALQRRKEYKQQQARLNEPPSREEFQMLTDLHAAQDDPGFKGLLAGKLTADAWERMYPEQENVPKKIFGGYLIRRAYELSSICSEQIAPNRPIAAAVNRINFFHPVRMGDTLHYTTRVVYTKGSFICVEANIERISRDKTTKALSNSCLFTFVNVDDDLQQQPVPQVYPTNYGEDARYLMAHRSSQTLIAEGANDLS from the coding sequence ATGCTCAGTCCATTGCAAACATCTTTCACCAAGGTTCTTTCCCTTACCAGCGATGAGGCTTTGAAGCGGCGCTTCATGGTTTTGGATGTACCGATTCAGGCCAACATGCGCTTCGGCCTGCTGCTGGAGGTTCTCGACAAGGTGGCGGAAGAGGCCGCACTCAACTACGTCAACCAATTTTTCCCGGATGCTCGAGTAGTCACGGCGGCTATCGACAATATCATTATCCGTCATGTCACCGACATGTCACGGGACGTGCACTTCAAGGCGCGTATCAACCACGTCGGCCGCTCCTCCCTGGAAATCGGCATTCGTGTCGAGCAACCCGGCGTCCCGGTGCGTCATATTGCTTCCTGTTACTTCACCATGGTCGCTCGTTCGGGAATGGGCGAAGGAGCGGTGAGCGTTGCCCTGCCCGGCCTGGACTATGGTGAGGATATCGAGCAACAGCGGGCCGACAAGGCTCTACAACGGCGCAAGGAATACAAGCAGCAGCAGGCGCGTCTGAACGAGCCGCCCAGTCGTGAGGAATTCCAGATGCTCACCGACCTGCATGCGGCCCAGGATGACCCTGGTTTCAAAGGTCTGCTAGCGGGAAAATTGACCGCCGACGCCTGGGAACGCATGTACCCGGAACAGGAAAACGTGCCGAAAAAGATTTTCGGTGGATACCTGATCCGTCGCGCCTACGAACTGTCGTCCATCTGCTCCGAGCAGATAGCCCCCAATCGCCCTATTGCCGCGGCGGTCAACCGCATCAACTTTTTTCACCCGGTACGCATGGGCGACACCCTGCACTACACCACCCGTGTGGTCTATACCAAAGGCAGCTTTATCTGTGTCGAAGCGAACATCGAGCGCATCAGTCGAGACAAGACCACCAAGGCTCTGTCAAACTCCTGTCTGTTCACCTTTGTCAATGTCGATGATGACCTGCAGCAACAACCGGTACCCCAGGTCTATCCCACCAACTACGGCGAAGATGCCCGCTACCTTATGGCCCATCGCAGCAGCCAGACCCTAATCGCGGAGGGGGCAAACGATCTGAGCTGA
- a CDS encoding choice-of-anchor L family PEP-CTERM protein yields MKAIVSTLYTLLFFTVTTNVMAMSITSMTTPGDLAQNMVGAGVSISNITYTGYASASGYFTGGTAAGIGIESGIVLTSGLAANLNGTTNTSDDIDSDNDLPGYAPLNNLIPGFTTYDATILSFDFVSTGDAAYFNYVFGSEEYNEWVNSDYNDVFGFFFNGTEVTDNVALIPGTNTAVSINNINSNSNTLYYNDNDNDDAPGAYPFEYDGFTHVFTASLLGLTAGETYHLDLAIADAGDWSLDSGVFIQTGSFSNTPVEPNVVPEPGTFALVGAGILGLCFIRRKKD; encoded by the coding sequence ATGAAGGCAATTGTTTCTACACTGTACACTCTATTATTTTTCACAGTTACGACCAATGTAATGGCCATGAGTATCACATCGATGACTACTCCTGGTGATTTGGCCCAGAACATGGTCGGCGCTGGCGTCAGTATTTCTAATATTACTTATACCGGTTATGCTTCTGCGTCGGGTTATTTTACAGGGGGCACTGCCGCGGGGATCGGTATCGAAAGCGGTATCGTTCTTACTAGCGGCTTGGCGGCCAACCTGAATGGTACCACCAACACCAGCGACGATATAGATAGTGATAACGACCTGCCAGGATATGCCCCCCTCAATAATTTAATTCCTGGTTTCACCACTTATGACGCTACCATCCTTAGTTTTGATTTTGTTAGCACAGGGGATGCTGCCTACTTTAATTACGTCTTTGGGTCTGAAGAATACAATGAATGGGTGAACAGTGATTATAATGACGTTTTTGGATTTTTCTTTAATGGTACTGAAGTAACTGACAACGTGGCCTTGATTCCAGGTACAAACACCGCTGTTTCTATTAACAACATTAACAGCAACTCTAATACTTTGTACTACAATGATAACGACAACGACGATGCACCTGGCGCTTATCCCTTCGAATACGACGGCTTTACTCATGTCTTTACCGCCAGCCTGCTTGGCTTGACCGCTGGAGAGACCTACCACCTTGACCTGGCTATTGCAGATGCTGGCGACTGGAGTTTAGACTCTGGCGTTTTCATCCAGACTGGCAGTTTTTCCAACACCCCTGTCGAACCGAATGTCGTACCTGAACCAGGGACATTCGCTCTTGTAGGTGCAGGAATCCTGGGCCTGTGTTTCATACGGCGCAAAAAAGATTGA
- a CDS encoding IS481 family transposase: MTIRLHANATTTPRIRRYIQQSQKTDKALAKELGISIDTVRRWRKRDDVHDRSHTAHRLNTTLSEAQEAVVVELRRSLLLSLDDLLVVTREFINADVSRAGLDRCLRRHGISRLADLIPQEETAKDKPKTFKNYDPGFVHVDIKYLPQMPDETSRRYLFVAIDRASRWVYLELRKSKSSQAATGFLNRLVNKAPFVIRKLLTDNDKAFTDRFSTAGERKPTGKHIFDQACVRHGIEHRLIPPRRPQTNGMVERFNGRISEVLATTRFNSAEDLEQTMLRYGYLYNQHIPQRALEHKTPVEALKQWQKRKPELFHKQVRNHAGPDT; the protein is encoded by the coding sequence ATGACGATTCGGTTACACGCGAACGCAACGACAACACCTAGGATACGACGCTATATCCAACAGTCCCAAAAGACGGATAAAGCCTTGGCCAAAGAGCTGGGTATCTCTATTGATACGGTTCGTCGTTGGCGAAAGCGCGACGACGTTCATGACCGTTCTCATACAGCTCACAGGCTGAATACGACTCTGAGCGAAGCCCAGGAAGCTGTTGTTGTCGAACTGCGGCGATCTTTGCTCCTATCCCTGGATGATCTGCTGGTGGTCACCCGGGAATTTATCAATGCCGACGTTTCCCGCGCAGGACTGGACCGCTGTCTGCGCCGGCATGGTATTTCTCGATTGGCCGATCTGATCCCCCAAGAGGAAACGGCCAAAGACAAACCCAAGACTTTTAAAAACTACGACCCGGGTTTCGTTCATGTCGACATCAAGTACCTGCCGCAAATGCCGGATGAAACTTCACGGCGGTACCTGTTTGTGGCCATCGACCGCGCCAGCCGCTGGGTCTACTTGGAGCTGCGCAAAAGCAAGTCGTCCCAAGCCGCTACGGGTTTTCTAAACCGTCTGGTAAACAAAGCTCCGTTTGTGATCCGCAAACTGCTGACCGACAACGATAAGGCCTTCACGGATCGTTTTAGCACTGCCGGCGAGCGAAAGCCGACGGGAAAGCATATATTTGACCAAGCCTGTGTGCGACACGGTATCGAGCATCGGCTGATTCCACCCCGTCGCCCTCAGACCAATGGCATGGTGGAGCGTTTCAATGGCCGCATCAGCGAAGTGCTGGCAACGACCAGGTTCAATTCCGCTGAAGACCTGGAACAAACCATGCTGCGTTATGGGTATTTATACAATCAGCATATCCCCCAGCGGGCCTTGGAACATAAAACCCCGGTAGAGGCTCTAAAACAGTGGCAAAAAAGGAAGCCGGAACTTTTCCATAAACAGGTCAGGAATCATGCGGGACCTGACACCTAG
- a CDS encoding PEP-CTERM sorting domain-containing protein, producing the protein MHKHIKLNLFKLFLFIAIFFLSGNASATTTTLSFFEHSTFSTLSPGEDGLYGTGDDLTIPIVSGHSNNSGAASVGSTLPGLYVNLTGSNVFAAPLQVGVNTMVGLDTGIETLTGNETAVLDSTATNELIWNADNTFSTAFTHLISNGDVNVLTHDNSLGYYLLNGQDPNAIFETNPDLATHFNFLIPLLPNDWTVVTTNLFESAYTAPGYGTQSFFASVTTVQTSPVPEPSTVLLLGVGIVGVIGMRLRQRTS; encoded by the coding sequence ATGCACAAACACATTAAACTCAATCTGTTCAAACTTTTTCTCTTCATTGCTATCTTTTTCCTGAGCGGCAATGCTTCGGCCACCACAACTACACTTTCATTTTTTGAGCACTCAACTTTTAGCACCCTTTCACCCGGAGAAGATGGCCTGTACGGCACGGGCGATGATTTAACTATTCCCATCGTATCCGGTCACTCCAATAACAGCGGTGCCGCCTCAGTCGGGTCCACACTACCTGGCCTTTACGTCAATCTTACTGGGTCCAATGTGTTTGCCGCGCCTCTTCAGGTTGGCGTAAACACCATGGTTGGGTTGGATACAGGGATTGAGACCTTGACGGGGAATGAAACTGCAGTACTCGATTCAACAGCAACCAATGAATTGATATGGAATGCAGATAATACTTTTAGTACCGCTTTCACTCACTTAATATCGAACGGTGATGTCAATGTTCTCACCCATGATAACAGTCTGGGCTATTACCTGCTAAATGGCCAGGACCCGAATGCCATTTTTGAAACAAACCCCGATTTGGCAACCCATTTCAACTTCCTAATTCCTTTGTTGCCCAATGATTGGACTGTAGTAACAACAAACCTGTTTGAATCCGCATATACCGCGCCTGGATATGGCACTCAGAGTTTTTTTGCAAGCGTGACAACCGTACAAACCTCCCCAGTCCCTGAGCCGTCCACGGTGCTTTTATTGGGTGTCGGCATCGTCGGAGTGATTGGAATGAGGCTACGGCAACGCACTAGTTGA
- a CDS encoding TVP38/TMEM64 family protein has product MLVKKKNNRWSVLGRVLLVLLLLAALFSAMRFLGVQDLLRSALDWVAGVGVWGMAIFLLLYVLATVLFLPGSILTLGAGALFGVLKGSIIVSISATLGATAAFLVGRYLAREWVARRISGNPRFQAVDQAVAREGWKIVGLTRLSPVFPFNLLNYAFGVTSVSLRDYFWASWVGMLPGTVMYVYLGSLAGDLALLGTEEQSRSPFEWGLYLVGLLATVAVTIFVTRLARTALAKKV; this is encoded by the coding sequence ATGCTGGTGAAGAAAAAAAATAACCGTTGGTCGGTATTGGGCAGAGTCCTTCTTGTCCTGCTTTTACTAGCTGCTCTATTTAGCGCGATGCGTTTCCTGGGGGTTCAGGATTTGTTGCGCTCGGCCTTGGATTGGGTCGCCGGTGTGGGTGTTTGGGGCATGGCGATTTTTCTCTTGCTTTATGTTTTGGCAACGGTGCTGTTTTTGCCCGGTTCAATACTGACCCTTGGTGCCGGGGCGCTATTCGGGGTGCTTAAGGGCTCGATCATCGTTTCGATATCGGCGACTTTAGGTGCGACAGCAGCCTTTCTGGTGGGGCGCTATCTGGCACGCGAATGGGTGGCAAGGCGTATCTCCGGGAACCCAAGGTTTCAGGCTGTCGATCAAGCGGTCGCGCGGGAAGGATGGAAGATCGTTGGCTTGACTCGGTTGTCACCGGTATTTCCTTTTAATCTTCTCAACTATGCCTTTGGGGTGACCAGCGTTTCTCTCAGGGACTACTTCTGGGCGTCGTGGGTTGGTATGTTGCCCGGCACGGTGATGTACGTTTATCTCGGTTCTCTGGCCGGTGATCTTGCTCTGCTTGGAACCGAAGAACAAAGCCGTTCTCCCTTTGAATGGGGGTTGTATCTCGTCGGTTTGTTGGCAACCGTTGCCGTCACCATTTTCGTGACCCGTCTGGCGCGGACTGCTTTGGCCAAGAAAGTCTAA